aaataagatcaCATTTATTGTAAAACAGAACAATGAGATCGCATGTCAAATAAAGAAAAAGTTCATATGTAGTCAGTACAAAGGTAGGTTTAGTACTTGATCCATGCGGTAGATGCCGCTTATCACACAAATCGTGAAAGATAGAACGCgctgttaagatttttttttttgtaaatcgcCTGGCAACTTCTCGAATACAGAGGTTAGGTGAgattttgagttaggttagttttgagttaggttagttttgagttaggttagttttgagttaggtttttttttttttttttataaaacctcCAACATGATCGGAGCCTGTCTTTACTGGATAACTCTTTCATACAATTTCTCGCTTTTATGCCTCTCGTACTTTTATCCTTCATACATTGTCTTTCTCTCTTCCTTCATATCTTACGCTTCTTTTTATGGGTGGGATTCCCAACTACTATATTCTATTCTAACCTAtttcttttttctattttatttattctatttttaaacacagGAAAATAATGTGATAcacgtttgtttttatttttgggtCATTGTATACATTACATTTTACATAGCTACAATATTGTACAGTTTACAGTttcttctgtttttttttattttactatttattatatgctaatttttaatatattcaaatattataataacatattttattctctagttttattattttctattacgcgtTTGGCTATGCTTTTACAATACTGTAGGAACTTCTCTCTATTCTTGCTCTCCATTATTCCACTTATATTTTCTAGTGTcatttccatatttatttcgtaCTGTATATTTAGTCGTTCCAATCCGTATACAGGACACTCCAGCAGTATATGGGGGACCGTTTCTGCTATTTAATTTCCACAGATGCACGATGGGTTGTCCTTGCACTTGAAGCGGTTCAGGTATTCGGAGAACCCACCGTGCCCTGTGAAAATCTGCGTGGTGACACTATCTATATTAATTTTACGTATTGTCCTGTAGGCTGCTATCGCGTCTGGGAAAAACAGTTTGGTGATGGAAGCTGTGCAGCCGGTCGTGTATCTACGATTCCACTCATCAAGCGTTGTCATCCGAATACTTCGCTTGACATATGAAATCGGACACAGGTCGTAGTCCGGCTTTTTCTTAGATCCCGTAGCAGCCGCCTTTGCTAGTTGGTCCGCCCTCTCATTTCCCTCCAATCCCGCATGAGCTTTGATCCAGAACAGAGTGATAATCTTGTTCTGGAGAGATATAAATCTCAAGTTCTCTCTGGTTTCTACGGCTAGTGGATGGAGGCAACAGTGGTTAGTGACTGTTTGGAGGGCGGCCATTGAGTCGCTATAGACTCCAAAAGTCGACTCCTTACGGCTAAGGATCACCCTCGTCGCTCTGCAGATTGCTAGTAATTCAGCCTGGTAGACAGTGCAGTATTCTGGTAATGCAAGTTTGAGGGATTTTATCTCTGCTTCGCTATTCCATATTGATAGCGCAGCTCCGACCTTGCCCCCAATCTTGCTCCCGTCAGTGAAAATGCGTATCTCGTGTCCACTGTTGTTGTCCACCTGCTCCTGGTCTGCCAGGCTGATGAATGTCAGTGTGGTTTGGTCTGCGGGGTGAGGTGCCTCAATTGCTGAGGCCATCTTTTCGACCTCTCTGTCTCCCAGCGATGGCCGGGGTACCCCTCTCTTAGCTTCATATAGAGCAGCCGCCTCTCGGACTCGTAGGTCGAGTGGGAGTATCCCGGCCAGCACCAGAGCTGAGTTTAATGATACCGTTCTATACGCTCTGCAGATCTTCTGGGCTACTCCACGCTGCACTACGTCCAATTGCCTTCGCACCATCAACTTCTCCGCGGCCGGCGCCCAGACGCTGGCAGCGTAGAGCAGTATGGGTTCAATGGTGGCTACATATATAGTTTTAATTACTTCAGGGTTTAGGCCCCAGCCCACTCTGGCTGCTCTGGACAACTGCTTGTAGACACCGGTTGCTTTTCTGCAGACGTTTGCGACGTGTTCGTTAAAAGTTAGTTTTTTGTCTATAGTGACGCCTAGCAGCTTTATTTGTTCTGACATGCTAATGTCGATCCCGCCCATGCTCAGACGTGGTGAGTCAAATTTCAGCTTTCTTGTTATTGTCATCGCATTCGTTTTTTGTGGCGCGAATTTGAGCTTGTTCTCGACTCCCCACTCACGAACATGTTCGAGAGCGAAATTTGCACTCCTCTCCACTTCCAGAGCTGTCCCACCGTCATGAACCAACACCACGTCGTCCGCAAACGCCTGACAGAAAACTCCCCTCTTATCCaaatgggtcaatttcaccaaacgagcatttttgtctaattcccatggaattttgaaataccaacattacacaaaaaaaaatatgctgataatttgataaaaaatataataaacattaattttcttatggggtaaaaatattcataaaactataaaagttatttcaatttaaaattttggtcagggcacgggaattagtgtgtccatgggaattagattttactagcacggaaattagaacatggcacaggaattgttttcttagcttattttggtagttaaaactattatttatgtatattttaatctacaataatatacttcaaccatactgaagcggcatcgaacatatttatctactttaattttagtttcggacgacaaatctacgaaagtatgatacactaaaaactacgtatttgattaatagtttccttgattttaatggcaactaatctctctttcttagtaaaatatatatatttcaaaacaatactttgagtagttgcgtaaacatgtccgccttacatacaaaactattcattaaaaagtgtcattatgtatctgcatgtagataggtacaaggtgtatgatctgctttatggccgtataggaaatgatactaagaaataaagtaAAGTATTGTTAGGCGCAGGTCATTTAAGGAAACGCCaaacataaatttaaaattacgaCTATATTTCCACTTCCAAAGCCAACGGTTACCGTTAAAACTAAACTTGACAATTTTTGTTACTCTACCTACATGTACGGTATGTATTGTACATACTGCCAGCGCAGCAAAAGATtacattaaaaagaattaaaaaactTATACTAATAAATTGTTGCCCTTATTGACAACCCTAACCTTTTAAGTGCTTTACATCCAATTACAGGCAGGAGCTAAGCACCTATACAAGCTCTAGGTTTTATCTATGGTTAGGTATGCATAACTTCTATTTTTACATTAAAACTAAGCTATATTATAGACTGACAATCGAGGCCTGATTATAATCCCTTTGTTAACtacatgtttaaaatttgaatttttattattcTATAGATTTAATCAGTCTCAATTGGAAGTACAGATATCTTATGAATACTAGTTTTGATTAGAGAACCTTTACTGGTTCTGATGGAAAGCGCTCTCACCTTTCCATCCGGACCAGGGAAAGTATCAACAACCCTGGCCATCGGCCACCTCAAGGGTGCAATGTTATCATCCCTGAAAAGCACTAGCGCaccaatttttatattattactttCAGTACGCCATTTTGGACGATTTTGTAACTGTACAAGATATTGTTTGTGCCATTGCTTCCAGAAGCTTTGCACCATTTGAGTGCATTGTTGCCAGAATTTTAAACGATTAGTTGGTACATGAGTGCAATCACTCTCTGGGAATGAAAGCAATGAGTCACCAGTCAAAAAATGGCCTGGGCTTAAATAAGGCATTTCACTTGGATTAGTTGTAGGCAAAGCCGCTAAGGGTCTTGAATTTAGAAGTCCTTCAATTTGAATGACCACCGTATTTAAACCTTCGTATGTCAGAACGGTTGTGCCAACAACTCGCTTCAAGTGATGCTTGACACTTTTGATTCCAGCCTCCCACAGTCCACCAAAAACAGGGCTATAACTGGGTATAAACTTAAATTCTATTCCCAGTTCGGCTGCATAGTTTGCAACTGTTTGCTGGTGGTCTACAGTAGACTGCAATTTATACAATTCAACCAACTGGTTGCTGGCGCCTTTGAATGTGCTTGCATTGTCACAATACACAACTGAAGGCTTATTTCTACGcgaaataaatcttttaaatgcgtttaaaaacGCCTCTGTAGTCAAATCCGATACCAATTCAATATGGAGTGCCTTTGTTGTAAAACATACAAACAATGCAATGTACGCCTTATACAATATAGGTTTTCTTACACGatacatttttatagtaaatgggCCACCATAATCTATACCCACTTTCTTGAATGCTCTACAAGGGTTTACCCTATCGTGAGGAAGAGAACCCATCAATTGTTGGGCTTGCTTCGCTTTCAATttgaaacaaattatacatttgtAAAGTACATGTGTTACTTCTCTTATTCCGCTTATTATATGATATGTTAAGCTTAAGCTATTTAGCACAAGCTTTGCTCCAGAATGCAACAATACCCTATGCTCATTCTCAATAATGTAACGGGTAATATTTGATCCCTTTGGCAATATAATTGGATGCCTTTGGGAGTAGGGCAGATTTGCATGCTGGAGCCTTCCACCAACGCGGAGAAGGTTCATTGAACACAGGAATGGATGTAACGCATCGAGTTTCGATTTAAAAGGTTTATTCGCCTTTAAGGCACTTATCTCTTCATTAAAATGCTTATGTTGCTCATACCTAATGATTGCCAACAAAGACCTTTTCAATTCACGAGGCGTTAGACATTCCGTTTTCTTGTCTGAATAATTTTTTGTAATGCAAGCTTTACAATTATCTATGAATCTATAACACCATGCTATAAttcttttcatttttgttaTGTTAGAACAAGTCTTGAACAACGCTATGTCATTATCCTGTGAGGCAGTTACCAGACTAACCTTTAATTCCGGTATTTCTCCTGGCATTATTTTTCCGTCTTCAGTGGGCTTATAATCTGCGTTTTTTAAAACTGAGGGCCCGTGAAACCATAATGTATTTTGCTGTAAAAGGTGAGGCTCTAATCCTCTTGACAGGCAATCTGCCGGGTTGACAGAAGTATTTATATAATGCCATGAAAAATCCTTGGTATGGTCATTAATAGTTTTGACCCTATTAGCTACATACACGGTAAGCTTTACCGGATCGATTTTTAGCCAAGAAAGCACTATTTGAGAATCCAAGTATAGATACACACttgcattaaattttaattttatgataTCATATACCTTGTGCGCTAGGATTGCTAATAGCAAAGCGCTATTTAACTCAGCGCGTGGagtagtgagtttcttaatcgGGTTCACACGTGACTTTGAGcaaagtaaatttactgtgacctTGTCGTTATTATCGGTAACTCTCAAATAGATGCAACATCCATAAGCGAGATTAGAACCATCTGCAAATCCAAAAATATCTACAGATTTTGCATCTTGTGTATCCATACTTCGATTTATTACAATATCTGGCATTTGTATTAAGTTACGAGCGAATGCTCTAAAGTCTTCGTTGAGCTTGGCAGGTAATTTGGAGTCCCAAGATGGGACGTCAAGCCAAATTTGCTGCATTAAGAGCTTTGCTTTTACTACAATAGGCCCGGCCAAGCCCAGCGGATCAAACATTTTGCTTATAAAGCTCAATGCCTTTCGCTTTGTATAATGTTCAAGTATCTCCTGCTTGGGAGAACTTATTATAAGTGTATCTTCAGCTAGGTTGCACTTAAGACCTAATGTGCGAACAAAATCAGCttctttattttcagaaaaattcACTTCCTTACTCTCCATTTTACAATTTGATGGAAGGCCGTACAAGAGCGAACTATCATTTGCACACCATTTATGTAGGCTAAAGCCACCTAATTTTAACAATTCTATTAACTCATCACGAGTTTTTATTACAAGTTCCTTGTCGTTACAAGCTATATTAGCATCATCAACATATGTGTTATGAAGCAGCACGTCTGCAGCCAGGGGAAAACGCTCCTTATATCTATAGACCAGTTCGAGTAAGCATCTACAGGCTAGAAAACTACTACTTTTGAGACCATAGGTCACGGTCtgaagctgcaagcattgtACTTCTTTATCGGGGTTGTCCCtccataaaatattttgtaatggaCGATGTGATGGTTCTACCAAAACTTGTCTGAACATTTTACGTATATCGCAATTTAAAACATATTTGAACATTCTAAACAGAACTAGAATGCTGAATAAATCATTTTGCACAACAGGGCCGTTTAGGAGTACGTCATTTAATGAAACTTTGCTTAGGCTTTGCATTCCTCCGTCAAAAACAACTCTAAGGGGTGTACTTGAACTTTTAATATTAATCACGGGGTGGTGTGCCAGAAAATATGTGGCTTGTGTGTCCAAATCATATTGCGAAATTGGAATGCAAATCGCATGGCCTAACTCTAAGTACTCATCAATAAAGGACTTATAACCTCTATATAAAAGAGGATCTTTGGCAAGTCTAATTTCTAAATTTTTAAACCTTTTTAAGGCGCATGTGAGTGAATCACCCAACTTTATCTCTTTAACTGCCTGCTTCAGCGGTAAAGCTACCTGAAATCTATTATTTTCAAGCACAACtgactctttaaatattttttccgccAATTCTTGCTCAGAATTAGCTTCAGTATAGATTTCAGGCACCTTCTCCGTTTGCCAAAATTGTGAAATTGAGTGCTCTAGATTATTAAGATTCTTGTTACCGACATGTTTGCAACAGACTGCTGAGGTAGGTTGAGAGGAAGCAACTGATGCGCTGTCCCTCACCCTCCCTGCTACAATGTAGCCAAAGCGCGTGTTGTGGAGATACGGACCACCGGGCTGTGCCAGCAGCTGATCTCGCAGTAAATTCTGGAAAAATAAGTGACAGTCTAAGAGGATGCCAACTTTGCCGGAGACATCAAAGTCTTTGTCGGCCAATTTAACATATGGAGGTATAGTGAAATCCTTCCTATTAATCTCAAATTGTGGCATTTTACTTGTGATGCTATCAGCTACGTTGCAAGTCACTGACAATTTAAAATCGGTTGCTGTTGCATACACGTCAATAGTTGTTTGTTGCCTAGTTTCATTAACAGAATCAAAGACTCCGCCCACTGTGTCCTTAGATTGTTCTAGAGTGCAGCCAAGCTGCTTAGCTAAGTCAGCTCTTATAAGAGAAACTTGACTACAATTATCTAAAAGGGCtttagtataaataaaattaccctGCCTATCAATTAGCTTTACCCTAACACTAGGTAAGAGTATATTACCCTTGGCCTTTGATAACAAAGTTACTTGACCAGAGTCCTTGCCGGGAACAATGTCCTCATGCAGCAAGGAATTGTGTTTTTCTTTGCAAACTGAGCATTTAAAACCAAATAGGCATTTTTTACCATGGTGCTCATTTAGGCAAATGTTACATAATTTGTTTGACTTTACAAAGTCCTGACGTTGCGCTATGTCTAACAGCTTGAATTTTGGGCATAAGTGCATCTTGTGCAATTGAGAATGACAGTACTTACATTTTGCAACTTTTGTTTGGGTTTTGGTAGAACCGCTTGTAGCAGCAACTACTAGGCTGCTCCTCCGGCTAGGGGCTTGCGCATGGGCAAGCGTTTCAAGCGCCGCAGCTCTGTCCTctaaaaattcaaataaatcaTTTAGCTTTGGCAAATCCAAGGCTTGCTTTTCTAAATGGAATGCCCTAAGAGTGTACTGATCAAGTTTGCGCTGTAAGACAGTCAAAATAATCAAATCCCAATGCTGCACTGGTACATCCATATTTTGAAGCGCACCTAAATGCTGTTTAGTGTTAACAACTAACTCACGAATGGCAGCTGAAgacgttttatttatatttggcaAGTCTAGTATTGATGTAACATGATATTGTATCATTTGCTGCTTATTGTCGTAGCGATCAGCTAGTAATTTAAGCGCTATTTCATAATTCTCATCATTTAAAGGCAAAtgtttgataatatttaatGCCTCGTCACATAATAGTGATCGTAGGTAATAAAACTTGTCGCACTGCGACAGCTTAGGATCCTTTTTAATGACACTGTTATAAAGTGTAATGAATTCATTATACTGTCCTACCTCGCCGTTGAACTTTTTAATCTCTATCCGCGGTAGCCTTTGAAAGCCTGAAGATGACTCCTGCGCAGATGGCGCAGAAGCAGGAGATGCGACAGCAATAGGCGCAATCTTGGAGTTGAGGAAAGCTGCCATCTCAAAATAAGCAGCCTCGACCGCGTCTATGGGCTCCTTGTCATCTGGATCAAGCAATGAAATTTCTAAGTTAAGTTCCATATATTCTGCAAAAACTTTCTCTAAACGGTCTCTTTTTTCTCGTAATAAATGTAAATCACAAATACCTTGATCAAGACTCCGTATATAGGCCTTTAATCTTGTCATAAAACCTTTAGATTGTCCCCTGGCTGCAACCATACGCTTCAATTCTTCTGTCATTTTGCACTTTTacgggttttacaaaaaaaataacaacaagTTAAAAGTGAACTTAAAGGTAAACACTTTAAACAACACTGCACGTACTTTACAACACAGTATTATAAGTTTTTCAACAGATTTGCTCACTAAATTGCAATTCTCAATTTGCAAAATAACTTCAACCGTTATGACGCGACGCGTTCTTTATTGTCAGCACGAACCACATAAAACGCAACTACCAATCACCGCCTTCCAACGCTCTGCTGCAGCGCGCTTCTATTGGCCAGTAACGCTCGGCCGCAGTCACGATAGGCGTTTTGATAGTGCACAGCCAGGACGATGAGACTTACGTAACTAAGAATCGACTTGTTTAAATAACCGGGAAAGTCCATTAAGGTGGGCAAGTCGATCTTTTCAAGTGTTCTGGAACTTATGATAAAAATTCACTTGGAgtttttaaacagctttgtaaatTGTTTAACGCGAAAACACGTATGTTTCTGACGACAGGCCCGCTAATAACACTATAAAAGGCTCGAAAACGTTCCTTATGCTCAACGACAGTAGTTCATAAGAGTAAATACAAACGCACGAAAACGTACTTTAGTGCCTATAACACAAAGTTCACAATATCAATGTTCTAATCAATTTTAAATGTACGAGCACCGCACGTACGTAGGCATAAAATTGCCTTAAGTTTTATAAGTAGATATTCCGAAGCAATGTTTAGCTCGGCGAATGTTCTATATACACCACACTGTAGCGTATAAACACTTGCTTTGCACAGCAAAGCACACTTTAAAGTATATGAGATCCACACACCGTAGGTAGGCAACTAccaccaaaaaaagtctgcaaaAACAATGAGCACAGCACACTggcctaaaaataaataattatgactaGGCTCGCCTGACTTTTTTAGACGATGGGGTACAAAAATCGGGTGCACCGCACACCGATGTTCCGCCACACGGTGACGTTGCGTGGATGCTGCAACAGCTTCCACCCGCAAAAAAAACAGCCTGGCCCGCACGAACACCTGCACCGGCCACAGACACTGCGTTTTTTCGCCAATGTTATGGCAAAATAAAATCATTGGAGTTTAACGTCCACGGAGTCGACAATTTGCCGACCGCGAAACACACTGTGTTCACGTAGCACTGCTAACCGCGTCAATGCACTGCACTGTAACCAACCGGCCCATAAGTCCAATTactttttatataggtatttttcaCCTCGAAGGACCAATGTTAGGCGCAGGTCATTTAAGGAAACGCCaaacataaatttaaaattacgaCTATATTTCCACTTCCAAAGCCAACGGTTACCGTTAAAACTAAACTTGACAATTTTTGTTACTCTACCTACATGTACGGTATGTATTGTacataggggcacagagagaacaagttattgtgtaagttaatctgaagaaatcgaatatgctgccttcataaattcataacacaaacaattgtttaaccacatatgaggtaaggtggggtaagactatcaccggggtaagactatcacagacagacagacatgacgaatccataagggttccgttttttgccatttggctacggaaccctaataaggtatctaatagtattacggttttaatacccccctggcattgtctaaaataaccgacttggtttcacattacatctcaaaactttttttgtagtagaagaactgcgttgcgagacttgcatctttttacatgtaatgtttttgataggatcccatctctttttgtaggctgtccttcttttcaggtaatcatacccataccatactgatactatgtatacacatatcataactatatacatctttattcatactcacatcgtacatcgtagtgtacctttactttccctactaattgtaagaactaaaaggtaaatttgttatcgcatatatttctataggattacaaacttatttatgcagttattagatctttagaacgtgactaatattgcagtattattagatttttattggcttaaaaagcttaaacctaattacgtttcaaatttggaacttgtgggtatgctagaagtaccttagaataatgatgatcgtgagtgattgtgtcagtgacaaaactaagggattttaaagtgcattaattcttagattacatgttcaaattaaatgttattttgaccgtgccactttgttttgctcgacttggcggcggcactgccgtgtccccagatcctttgtccttccccgggcctcaaactatctccatgccaaatatcatcaacatgatattggttcagcggtttaagcgtgacgagataacagacagacagacagagatactttcgcatttataatatagtaagaataggatatatttaatttttcttgtattagaaaagctaatttataacaactaatctattaaacgagcaattcttgtatatatttcggggatctcggaaacggctctaacgatttcgatgaaattttatcatatatgagggttttctggggtgaaaaatctatctaggtaggtgttatctctggaaaaacgcgcatttttgagtttttaggtaggtaggtacctatatgttttccaagcaaagctcggtctcccagatatttaaactttatacggcatacgctgtcagctgtcaaatttacaaaaacaaaacattgcaaatgtgattcattttgtttcatgtaaccttaggtacaggtatttataatatgtaataattccagaaatagttttatgtttatataatattttaatgttataatatgatcaatgaataaggtaaggtggggcaagactaacagtacaaggattccatacaagtgatagtcttaccccggtgtcgtcttaccccaccttaccttacgtattaaaattgcccgggttattcgggtcgatcctgtatgtaagtactatagtacttatactaaaaaactattcacagatttttgtgcattctttaagatttccttaaatgtaaaatagaaagatatacgtcgtattattattacatataatatatattcaatgccaatatatataagtaataataatatgacgtaaacattgccaattaacttacagtgcccccaataaaagatttgttgacaatatatgtaatactttctaattcccgtgccacttaatcagctgttttaggtaaatttgttatgggaattagggcacggaaattagcattcgtaataaaaaaattcgccaaaaatttaaatcgtgtttgaccaaactgttatgttatcgcttacataaagatacataaagggctcctaaatatgacaattgctattgaaaagctatgtggaaaataaaatttataaggggcatcgaaattagaaaaaaatttgcGCCCActcggattccgaaatacttacgcgatttgctcgaacacgccgcggcttgacttacatccgcttgctttgagagacagccgaatactgccagtacaggtgaggcgggacacgaggcggttcaaatacaaacgtcggctgtcagagccctttgagttttgccgacgaaattttactcgcgcgctcggacaaaatttaaacatcgatcacgagttatttaccacaatgaagttaatagtatatgtgctcagtgatagtaaatatcatctagtttaagtatttgacactaaattagtgatactaatgtagaatttttcgtaggatttttcattatgctcaaaagtagattccggacagggcacgggagtagtaatttgagcctttaggtatttttatgtgtactctaaaaaccaactaatcagtgaattcatatggaactcggtgtgaaagtgtgacttctttatgtaaaaaaaaattggtaagtattgtctgatgctaacccgcgattttcatcacggacagaaaaaaaatcgtgttcagaaattgacccaaatCCTGAAGAAGAGGGTCCAACAGGAGGTTCCAGAGGATTGGTCCTCCAATGGATCCTTGAACACATCCTTTGTTGGTTTCTTTTGTGTACTCTACTCCCGCATATCTCACCACTACCTCCCTTTCGCTTAGGTAACTGTCTATAATCCTTCTCAAACTTAGCGGGCACTTTTCTTCCGCTAGTCGGACTCTGATTGCTGGCCACCAAGCGCTATCAAAGGCTCCCTCTATATCCAATGAAATTACTGTGACTATCTTCTTTTGATTTAGTTTCTGGTAAATGTGTTGTATTAGTCTATAGAGGGAGTCCTCGGTGCTTCTCTGGGGCATGAATCCGAACTGGCGAGTACTCATCTTCGGTAATAGGTGAAATCTGAGGCGGGCCACCAACATCTTCTCCAGGGTCTTCCCAAGAATCGAGAGAAGTCCGATGGGTCTATATGATTTGGGTACTTTGTAGTTTTCTTTTCCCGGTTTCTTCCAGTCAGCTGGAAAGTGGTGGCACTCTAGACACTTGTTGTAGAATTTTAGAAAGAGTTCTGGTTCACTTCTTATAACCTGGAGACATATGTCGGCTGTAAAACCGTCGGGCCCGGGGGCCTTTTTCGGGTTGAATGATTCACTTGCGGTTTTAAGTTCTGCCATTGTAAATGGTGCGTCACAAGCCTCACCTTGTCCGCCAGCATTTACTTCTTCCGCTTTATTTCGAATTTCTCTGTGGTAAGTGTTGTCGTTGGTTGCAAGGTCCTCGGGATAAAAGGTCTCCGCTAATAATTTAGCGGAGTCCTTTGCATCCAAGGTCTCCCCATTTTCCTCCAACGGCAGGTCCTCTACCCTACACGTAGTTCTCCCTATTACCCTATATATGCCTTCCCAGACTCCTTCTCTGTCTTGTTTACAACAGAACTCCTTCCAGCTGTCGGTTTGAGCTTTTGTAACTGCTAATTCATATACTTCTTTTTGGTTAGTTttgggttaggttagttttgagttaggttggttttgagttaggttggttttgagttaggttggttttgagttaggttggttttgagt
The Cydia amplana chromosome 22, ilCydAmpl1.1, whole genome shotgun sequence DNA segment above includes these coding regions:
- the LOC134658545 gene encoding uncharacterized protein LOC134658545, giving the protein MSEQIKLLGVTIDKKLTFNEHVANVCRKATGVYKQLSRAARVGWGLNPEVIKTIYVATIEPILLYAASVWAPAAEKLMVRRQLDVVQRGVAQKICRAYRTVSLNSALVLAGILPLDLRVREAAALYEAKRGVPRPSLGDREVEKMASAIEAPHPADQTTLTFISLADQEQVDNNSGHEIRIFTDGSKIGGKVGAALSIWNSEAEIKSLKLALPEYCTVYQAELLAICRATRVILSRKESTFGVYSDSMAALQTVTNHCCLHPLAVETRENLRFISLQNKIITLFWIKAHAGLEGNERADQLAKAAATGSKKKPDYDLCPISYVKRSIRMTTLDEWNRRYTTGCTASITKLFFPDAIAAYRTIRKINIDSVTTQIFTGHGGFSEYLNRFKCKDNPSCICGN